From one Sphingomonas xanthus genomic stretch:
- a CDS encoding DMT family transporter, producing the protein MDRHENPLAAFAAAIIAVGFLSAMDAAMKAVSLDYGAMSALAWRALLATPVVGLAYWLTRPTRPSPLALRLHLIRGGLMIPMSLTFFWGLTYVPMAQAIALAFVAPLLALILAGPLLGETIGPRLVAGSLLALIGVITIFIGQAQADLGRDAMLGSLSILLSATLYAFNILLMRKQSMNAQPLEIAFYYFAVAGIGFWLIAIPFGAPPFPKSEIAALLLATLLSICGMLGLAWAYARAGAGYLSTSEYSGFPWAALFGFIFFREIPSLWTLAGAVAIIAGCWIAARPGKVEHPLETA; encoded by the coding sequence ATGGACCGCCATGAAAACCCCCTCGCCGCATTCGCTGCCGCGATCATCGCCGTCGGATTTCTGTCGGCGATGGACGCTGCGATGAAGGCCGTAAGCCTCGATTATGGCGCGATGTCCGCGCTGGCCTGGCGCGCGCTGCTGGCAACCCCAGTCGTCGGCCTGGCCTATTGGCTGACCCGCCCGACCCGCCCGTCACCGTTGGCGCTGCGCCTGCACCTCATCCGTGGCGGGCTGATGATCCCGATGAGCCTGACCTTCTTTTGGGGGCTGACCTATGTGCCCATGGCGCAGGCGATCGCGCTGGCGTTCGTCGCCCCGCTGCTTGCGCTCATTCTTGCCGGACCGCTGCTGGGGGAAACGATCGGACCGCGGCTTGTCGCCGGCTCGCTGCTTGCCTTGATTGGCGTAATTACGATCTTCATCGGCCAGGCCCAGGCCGACCTCGGACGCGACGCCATGCTTGGCAGTCTTTCGATCCTGCTGTCTGCAACGCTCTATGCCTTCAACATCCTGCTGATGCGAAAACAGTCGATGAACGCGCAGCCGCTCGAAATCGCCTTCTACTATTTTGCCGTTGCCGGCATCGGTTTCTGGCTGATTGCCATTCCGTTCGGTGCGCCGCCCTTCCCCAAGAGCGAGATTGCGGCGTTGCTGCTGGCGACCCTGCTGTCGATCTGCGGAATGCTGGGGCTGGCCTGGGCCTATGCTCGGGCGGGCGCCGGCTATTTGTCGACGAGCGAATATTCGGGCTTTCCCTGGGCGGCCCTGTTCGGCTTTATCTTCTTCCGCGAAATTCCCTCGCTGTGGACCTTGGCTGGGGCGGTCGCGATCATCGCCGGCTGCTGGATTGCTGCCCGCCCCGGCAAGGTCGAGCACCCGCTCGAAACGGCGTGA
- a CDS encoding TonB-dependent receptor plug domain-containing protein, with translation MSEVSTFISILLASTAPVAAAAQEAAPGSQAGSPAEPRSIDPLTGEEGEEIVVVGQKPRGSVIGDIPAENVLDSRDIRSTGATSINELLAAVASQTGSARGRASGRPILLLNGQRVSGFRELRDLPPEAIERMEILPEEVALKYGYAADQRVVNIVLRRRFNSTTAEVRGQSATSGDYAGGQADATRLLISEGQRTSVNLHVEGNTALYEDERAIALDPVAPDTDAVDPRPFRTLVGARQNVRLTGAANRMILGDVSATFNGEVEKEHSRSHFGVPTGTLDDDGDEIVRAVEDSRLTRETTTEAIRLGSALNGMAGKWRWSSTANAELSRTKGHTERGLDLAAQQDRLDANDPTFDPRGDLGPVSLFPDDHSRAIRRSLTADGTLTGPVLKLPAGDANMTLKAALGSADLESRATRRGQLSESDLGRDSGEASISLDLPITRRSSSIGRLSANANFGLFQLSDFGTLTNVGAGLNWSPAERLNVNASWTREEGAPTLQQLGDPLVDTPGVAFFDYRRGETVFLTTQTGGNPDLDADRRNVFKVGGNWQPFQETDLRLRAEYVWQAIDRPQGSFPAASEALEDAFPDRFERDPDGRLVRVDLTPVNFLKSRRETLRWGLNFTKTLQTAPPSPETINALRSQFAARRAASGQTAPERTAPPVATGATPPPSAEGSERPAASPPSGARDGGPRFGGGGGGGPFGRGRGGRLTLSFTHQLNLVDEVAIAKGLPKLDYLDGEAVGTTGGRPNHELQVEAGYYNNGLGARLQGNWRSGTRVESSAGDLRFSPYADIDLRFFANLGERLDLVAKHPFLRGSSVRLDIDNLFDARPKVRDANGSTPLRYQPALLEPIGRTVSITFRKLFIPVRFFQRGGGGRRPD, from the coding sequence ATGTCAGAAGTATCCACCTTCATCTCCATCCTCTTGGCCAGCACCGCGCCGGTCGCTGCCGCGGCCCAGGAAGCGGCACCCGGATCGCAGGCCGGATCGCCGGCTGAGCCGAGATCGATCGATCCCCTGACGGGGGAAGAGGGCGAGGAGATCGTCGTGGTCGGCCAGAAGCCGCGCGGCTCGGTCATCGGCGATATCCCCGCCGAAAACGTCCTCGACAGCCGCGACATTCGCTCTACCGGCGCGACCAGCATCAACGAACTTCTGGCCGCGGTCGCCAGCCAGACGGGCAGTGCGCGCGGCCGGGCCAGCGGACGGCCGATCCTGTTGCTCAACGGCCAGCGCGTGTCGGGCTTCCGGGAGCTCCGCGACCTGCCTCCCGAAGCGATCGAACGTATGGAAATCTTGCCCGAAGAGGTCGCGCTTAAATATGGTTATGCCGCCGACCAGAGAGTGGTGAACATCGTCCTTCGGCGGCGCTTCAACTCGACCACCGCAGAGGTCCGTGGGCAGTCGGCGACGAGCGGCGATTATGCGGGTGGCCAGGCCGACGCGACCCGCCTGTTGATCAGCGAAGGCCAGCGTACGTCGGTCAACCTTCACGTCGAGGGCAACACCGCGCTGTACGAGGATGAACGTGCCATCGCGCTGGATCCGGTGGCCCCGGATACCGACGCTGTCGATCCGCGGCCGTTTCGGACCCTGGTCGGCGCGCGCCAGAACGTTCGCCTGACCGGCGCTGCCAATCGGATGATCCTCGGCGATGTCTCGGCGACCTTCAACGGCGAAGTCGAGAAAGAGCATAGCCGCTCGCACTTTGGCGTACCGACGGGAACGCTCGACGATGACGGCGACGAGATCGTGCGCGCAGTCGAGGACAGCAGGCTGACCCGGGAAACGACCACCGAAGCGATCCGGCTGGGCAGTGCGCTTAATGGCATGGCGGGTAAGTGGCGCTGGTCGTCGACCGCCAATGCCGAATTGTCGCGAACCAAGGGCCACACCGAGCGGGGCTTGGACCTGGCAGCGCAGCAGGACCGCCTCGACGCCAACGACCCGACTTTCGATCCCAGGGGTGATCTTGGGCCCGTTTCGCTGTTCCCCGACGACCATAGTCGCGCGATTCGCCGCTCGCTGACCGCGGATGGAACGCTCACCGGCCCGGTCCTCAAGCTTCCCGCCGGGGACGCCAATATGACATTGAAAGCGGCTCTGGGGAGCGCCGACCTTGAAAGCCGTGCAACGCGGCGCGGCCAACTGAGCGAGTCCGACCTTGGCCGCGACAGCGGCGAGGCCTCCATCAGCCTGGACCTTCCGATTACCCGGCGCAGTTCATCGATTGGCCGGCTTTCGGCCAATGCCAATTTTGGACTTTTTCAGCTCAGCGATTTCGGAACATTGACGAATGTTGGCGCGGGGCTGAACTGGTCGCCGGCTGAACGGCTCAACGTTAACGCCAGCTGGACCCGCGAGGAGGGCGCCCCGACGCTTCAGCAACTCGGCGACCCGCTGGTCGATACGCCGGGCGTCGCCTTTTTCGATTATCGTCGCGGCGAAACCGTCTTTCTGACGACGCAGACCGGCGGCAATCCCGATCTCGACGCGGACCGCCGCAATGTTTTCAAGGTCGGCGGCAACTGGCAGCCTTTCCAGGAGACCGACCTGCGCCTGCGCGCGGAATATGTCTGGCAAGCGATCGATCGGCCCCAGGGCAGCTTTCCCGCCGCCAGCGAAGCGCTGGAGGATGCTTTCCCCGACCGGTTCGAACGCGACCCCGACGGCCGGCTGGTGCGCGTCGACCTTACCCCGGTCAATTTCCTGAAATCGCGCCGCGAAACGCTGCGCTGGGGACTGAACTTCACCAAAACGCTGCAAACCGCACCCCCATCGCCAGAAACGATCAATGCGCTGCGCAGCCAGTTCGCGGCCCGCCGGGCAGCATCCGGGCAGACCGCGCCGGAGCGAACGGCGCCGCCTGTTGCAACTGGCGCGACGCCGCCGCCTAGCGCCGAGGGTTCGGAGCGGCCAGCGGCGAGCCCGCCCTCCGGTGCGCGCGATGGCGGTCCACGCTTCGGCGGCGGCGGCGGGGGAGGACCATTTGGCCGCGGCCGTGGCGGTCGGCTGACCTTGTCCTTCACCCACCAGCTCAACCTCGTCGACGAGGTGGCAATCGCCAAGGGCCTGCCCAAGCTCGACTATCTCGATGGCGAAGCGGTCGGGACAACCGGCGGCCGTCCGAATCACGAACTGCAGGTCGAGGCCGGCTATTACAATAATGGGCTTGGTGCCCGGCTGCAGGGAAACTGGCGCAGCGGGACGAGGGTCGAGAGCAGTGCCGGTGACCTGCGCTTTTCGCCCTACGCGGACATCGACCTCAGGTTCTTCGCCAATCTCGGAGAGCGGCTCGACCTGGTCGCCAAACATCCTTTCCTTCGCGGCAGCTCGGTCCGGCTCGATATCGACAATCTGTTCGATGCCCGGCCCAAGGTACGGGACGCCAATGGCTCCACCCCGCTCCGCTACCAGCCGGCTCTGCTTGAGCCGATCGGTCGGACCGTGTCGATCACCTTCAGGAAGCTGTTCATCCCGGTCCGCTTTTTTCAGCGGGGCGGCGGAGGACGCCGACCGGACTAG
- a CDS encoding toxin-antitoxin system HicB family antitoxin — MGGERKAYPLRVDPALWAAVERCAASDLRSVNAEVECLLREALKARGVKLEAPLQVRRGRPPQGQGDA, encoded by the coding sequence ATGGGCGGCGAGCGCAAGGCTTACCCGTTACGGGTCGATCCTGCCCTGTGGGCAGCGGTTGAGCGCTGCGCCGCCTCCGACCTCAGAAGCGTCAATGCCGAAGTCGAATGTCTATTGCGCGAGGCCTTGAAAGCTCGCGGGGTGAAGCTGGAGGCGCCGCTGCAAGTCCGCCGCGGGCGCCCGCCGCAGGGGCAGGGCGATGCGTGA
- a CDS encoding DMT family transporter encodes MAWFYLILGGFFEVGFTTALRFVEGFRNVPWTLAFLASVTLSMGLLEVAAREIPMGTAYAVWGGIGAVGTVLVGMAFFDEPTTTIRLLLILGVVACIMALKLTA; translated from the coding sequence ATGGCCTGGTTCTACCTCATACTCGGCGGCTTTTTCGAAGTCGGCTTCACCACCGCGCTGCGTTTCGTCGAGGGGTTCAGAAATGTCCCGTGGACGCTGGCTTTCCTGGCTTCCGTCACGCTCAGCATGGGACTGCTCGAGGTCGCGGCCCGGGAGATTCCGATGGGCACCGCCTATGCCGTATGGGGCGGGATTGGAGCGGTCGGGACCGTTCTGGTCGGCATGGCTTTTTTTGATGAACCAACGACGACCATCCGCCTGCTCCTGATCCTTGGCGTGGTCGCCTGCATCATGGCCCTGAAGCTGACCGCCTGA
- a CDS encoding SPFH domain-containing protein, with protein MSVSEVLALNASRERQASSASGYVMLLILLLAIVVQVWSIAGLARDQETMLHIIGVVAAPIVLLFVVSGFYMLQPNQAAAITLFGDYKGTDRTTGLRWVLPWLMRHKISVRSHNFISDKIKVNDLRGNPIEMAAQIVWRVVDTAQTLFDVDDYKEFVKVQVEAAIRAIGARYPYDDFEHMEVTLRGHLDEVAAELKTELRARLAVAGITVDECGFTHLAYASEIAQAMLRRQQAQAVVAARQTLVAGAVGMVEMALEALSEKNVVHLDDERRAAMVSNLMVVLCGERDTQPVVNTGTLYQ; from the coding sequence ATGAGTGTCTCAGAGGTACTCGCGCTGAATGCCAGCCGCGAGCGGCAGGCATCCTCGGCGAGCGGCTACGTCATGCTGCTGATCTTGCTGCTGGCGATAGTCGTGCAGGTCTGGAGCATTGCTGGCCTGGCAAGGGACCAGGAAACCATGCTGCATATTATCGGGGTGGTTGCGGCGCCGATCGTGCTGTTGTTCGTGGTCAGCGGATTCTACATGCTGCAGCCAAACCAGGCGGCGGCCATTACGCTGTTCGGCGATTATAAGGGTACCGACCGGACGACCGGCCTGCGTTGGGTGTTGCCCTGGTTGATGCGTCACAAGATTTCGGTCCGCTCGCACAATTTCATTTCCGACAAGATCAAGGTCAACGACCTGCGCGGCAATCCGATCGAGATGGCGGCTCAGATCGTCTGGCGCGTCGTCGACACCGCGCAGACGCTGTTCGATGTCGACGATTACAAGGAATTCGTGAAGGTCCAGGTGGAGGCCGCGATCCGCGCGATCGGTGCGCGGTATCCCTATGACGATTTCGAACATATGGAAGTTACGCTGCGCGGACATCTCGACGAGGTGGCGGCCGAGTTGAAGACCGAGCTTCGGGCCCGGCTGGCGGTCGCCGGCATTACCGTCGACGAATGCGGCTTCACCCACCTCGCTTATGCCTCGGAAATCGCCCAGGCGATGCTTCGGCGCCAGCAGGCCCAGGCGGTCGTCGCCGCTCGCCAGACGCTCGTCGCCGGCGCGGTCGGCATGGTCGAAATGGCTTTGGAAGCCCTGAGCGAAAAGAATGTCGTTCATCTCGACGACGAGCGGCGCGCCGCGATGGTGTCCAACCTCATGGTCGTGCTGTGCGGCGAACGCGATACGCAGCCGGTCGTCAACACCGGTACGCTGTACCAGTAG
- a CDS encoding toll/interleukin-1 receptor domain-containing protein, with the protein MAEIAQLSRPARSAPHRSRRATPRQRYMAFLSYSHNDSATAEWLHESLERFKVPPRLVGQLTSQGAIPRRLTPIFRDRQELAVSSDLGEEIEDAIAGSRFLIVLCSPAAVQSRWIDEEIACFKRLNGEDRVIAAIVEGEPFASDMPGHEAEECFPLSLRTHYDRRGRPTDQRSEPIAADLREGGDGRKLGLLKIAAGLLGVGLDDLAQRDAQRRHRRQSLITAASIAGMIVTGGLAYTAIEARDEAHFHSQEADKLVGFMLGDLREKLAPLGRLDLMDSVGARALAYYEGQNKGSLSDAALAQRSRALTLMGEMAQARGDLDGALRRYREALNGTAEALRREPDNPRNLFNHAQNVFWVGYIDYLRGDLEKAAAAFRDYRVLADRMVELEPGNQDYQLEQIYAETNLGTVLMDQRRYRDAAATFQRLMEPVEALVVKNARDPEFQIKLINSLAWLADAREFSGQIDDGIALRQRQLGLIAELWDPDKPSTALRRDEMTARRAVARMLSYRGRMPQSIDQARQAAKLVDWLMRTEPNNTEWMQAGAQTNFDRAALELAAGNAAGARSAADSACAASTALLARDRSVTMWRTTLQLRCAKIKGLIALHLMNSAEAQSQARRALTIARGEEKPIERGLAIAESEMLLSHALAMAGQASGARAANQRALTAWPTDIEEQPREIANRALLLRQLGRAEEANRLVQRLAAMGFQHPSYTMVQRPVRV; encoded by the coding sequence ATGGCCGAGATTGCCCAATTGTCGCGACCTGCGAGGAGCGCCCCACACCGCTCCCGCCGCGCCACGCCTCGGCAACGCTACATGGCGTTCCTCAGCTACAGCCACAACGACAGCGCAACCGCCGAATGGCTCCACGAATCGCTGGAAAGGTTCAAGGTCCCGCCGCGCCTTGTCGGCCAACTCACCTCCCAGGGCGCGATCCCGCGCAGGCTGACCCCGATCTTTCGGGATCGCCAAGAACTCGCCGTGTCGAGCGACCTTGGGGAAGAGATCGAAGATGCGATCGCCGGATCGAGGTTCTTGATCGTCCTTTGTTCGCCGGCCGCTGTCCAGTCGCGATGGATCGATGAGGAAATCGCCTGTTTCAAACGCCTTAACGGCGAAGACCGGGTCATTGCCGCGATCGTCGAGGGAGAGCCCTTCGCCAGCGATATGCCCGGTCATGAGGCGGAGGAATGTTTTCCGCTGTCGCTACGGACCCATTATGATCGGCGCGGGCGCCCCACCGATCAGCGGTCCGAGCCGATTGCAGCCGACCTTCGCGAGGGCGGCGATGGCCGCAAACTTGGCCTGCTCAAGATCGCTGCAGGCTTGCTCGGAGTGGGACTTGACGATCTTGCCCAGCGCGATGCGCAGCGGCGGCATCGGCGCCAGTCGCTCATCACGGCCGCCTCTATCGCCGGCATGATCGTTACCGGAGGGCTTGCCTACACCGCGATCGAAGCGCGCGACGAAGCCCATTTCCATAGCCAGGAAGCCGACAAGCTGGTCGGGTTCATGCTCGGCGACCTTCGTGAAAAGCTTGCGCCCCTTGGGCGGCTCGATCTCATGGATTCGGTCGGCGCCCGGGCGCTCGCTTATTATGAAGGACAGAATAAGGGATCATTGTCCGACGCTGCCCTGGCCCAACGGTCGCGGGCGCTGACCTTGATGGGTGAGATGGCGCAGGCTCGGGGCGACCTCGATGGCGCGTTACGGCGCTATCGCGAAGCGTTGAACGGCACGGCAGAGGCGCTGCGCCGCGAGCCCGACAATCCGCGGAACCTGTTCAACCATGCGCAGAACGTCTTCTGGGTCGGATATATCGATTATCTTCGCGGCGACTTAGAGAAGGCAGCGGCGGCCTTTCGCGATTATCGCGTCCTCGCCGACCGGATGGTCGAACTGGAACCGGGCAACCAGGATTACCAGCTGGAGCAGATTTACGCCGAAACCAATCTGGGTACGGTCCTCATGGACCAGCGGCGCTACCGCGATGCTGCCGCGACCTTCCAGCGGCTGATGGAACCGGTCGAGGCGCTGGTCGTCAAAAATGCGCGCGATCCGGAGTTTCAGATCAAGCTGATCAACTCGCTGGCCTGGCTTGCCGATGCGAGGGAGTTTTCCGGGCAGATCGACGACGGCATCGCGCTCAGGCAGCGTCAACTGGGTCTGATCGCCGAACTTTGGGATCCGGATAAGCCGTCAACCGCGCTGCGCCGTGATGAGATGACGGCGCGCAGGGCGGTGGCCCGGATGCTGTCCTACCGTGGGCGAATGCCGCAATCGATCGACCAGGCCCGGCAGGCCGCAAAGCTTGTCGACTGGCTGATGCGGACCGAGCCCAATAACACCGAATGGATGCAAGCGGGGGCGCAGACCAATTTCGACCGTGCAGCGCTGGAGCTGGCGGCAGGCAATGCCGCCGGTGCGCGCAGCGCCGCGGATTCGGCCTGCGCGGCATCAACCGCACTGCTTGCACGCGACCGAAGCGTGACGATGTGGCGGACCACCCTTCAGCTGCGGTGCGCGAAGATTAAGGGGCTGATCGCGCTTCACCTGATGAACTCAGCCGAAGCGCAATCGCAGGCTCGCCGTGCGCTTACCATCGCGCGCGGGGAAGAAAAACCAATCGAGCGGGGCCTGGCTATCGCGGAATCGGAAATGCTGCTGAGCCACGCACTGGCCATGGCCGGGCAGGCAAGCGGCGCCAGGGCCGCCAACCAGCGCGCGCTGACGGCATGGCCGACCGATATCGAAGAACAGCCGCGGGAGATCGCCAATCGTGCCCTGCTGCTCCGGCAACTGGGCCGAGCCGAGGAGGCCAACCGCCTAGTCCAGCGCCTTGCGGCGATGGGATTCCAGCACCCCAGTTACACAATGGTTCAACGACCAGTGCGCGTGTGA
- a CDS encoding S1/P1 nuclease — protein sequence MPNRFMLMLAALVALLGFARPAGAYWEYGHESVARIAWLQMSAQSRSQVASLLRQGKLLETPDCPVTTLEQASLWADCIKPLGDRFGYAFSWHYQNVDICKPFDLKAACKDGNCVSVQIERNARLLADRGVPTRERLMALAFLAHFVGDLHQPMHAGDHQDLGGNRVAANYGIIGGRTNLHGIWDGWLAERAISTPPAGPAAMLAQVPQAERIQVSRGTVEEWSREMWGKARDLAYKTLLTDPCGAEPPERPVLGEAEVNVLIPEVKRNVVAGGIRLARLIDDALIHGKAPGQR from the coding sequence ATGCCGAATCGTTTCATGCTGATGCTCGCCGCGCTGGTCGCGTTGCTTGGCTTTGCCCGTCCCGCCGGGGCCTATTGGGAATATGGCCATGAAAGCGTTGCCCGGATCGCCTGGCTGCAGATGAGCGCCCAAAGCCGCAGCCAGGTCGCTTCCCTGCTGAGGCAAGGCAAGCTTCTGGAGACGCCGGACTGCCCGGTGACGACATTGGAGCAAGCCAGCCTCTGGGCCGACTGCATCAAGCCGCTCGGCGACCGGTTCGGCTATGCATTCAGCTGGCATTACCAGAACGTCGACATCTGCAAGCCATTCGATCTCAAGGCGGCTTGCAAGGACGGCAATTGCGTGTCCGTCCAGATTGAGCGGAACGCCCGGCTGCTCGCCGACCGCGGTGTGCCCACACGCGAGCGGCTGATGGCCCTGGCCTTCCTTGCCCATTTTGTCGGCGATCTCCACCAGCCGATGCATGCCGGGGACCACCAGGACCTCGGCGGCAACCGCGTCGCCGCCAATTATGGAATCATCGGCGGGCGCACCAACCTTCACGGAATCTGGGACGGCTGGCTTGCCGAGCGGGCGATCAGCACGCCGCCCGCCGGCCCGGCGGCTATGCTGGCGCAGGTCCCGCAAGCCGAGCGCATCCAGGTTAGCCGGGGCACGGTCGAGGAGTGGAGCCGAGAGATGTGGGGCAAGGCGCGTGACCTTGCCTATAAGACGCTTCTGACCGACCCCTGCGGTGCCGAACCGCCCGAACGGCCTGTCCTCGGGGAAGCTGAGGTCAATGTCCTCATCCCCGAAGTAAAACGCAATGTCGTCGCGGGTGGCATACGGCTTGCCCGGCTAATCGACGACGCCCTGATCCACGGCAAGGCGCCAGGCCAACGCTAG
- a CDS encoding alpha/beta hydrolase: MLTLLLAATAATSTPVTAPGPSGPLAGTFIDAGARSPVVLIIPGSGPTDRDGNSPLGVTAGSYRLLAEALAERGVSSVRVDKRGMFGSKNALANANQVTIADYAADVRSWIGAIRTRSSSSCLWIAGHSEGGLVALKAAQDSAGICGVIALAAPGRPVGIALREQLKANPNNAPLLDQALAAVDSIEAGKQVDPASLHPALLPLFNEQVQPYLRDLLSHDPARLAASLDVPLLVIHAEADLQIARADADALAAAKPDAKLSLIAGANHVLKIPAGTDRAANMASYGDASLPLAPGIADAIAAFVRR; encoded by the coding sequence ATGCTGACCTTGTTGCTGGCCGCGACCGCGGCGACGTCGACGCCGGTGACTGCGCCCGGTCCGTCCGGACCACTCGCGGGAACCTTTATCGATGCCGGGGCGCGAAGTCCGGTCGTGCTGATCATACCCGGTTCCGGACCGACCGATCGCGACGGCAACAGCCCGTTGGGAGTGACCGCCGGAAGCTACCGCCTGTTGGCCGAAGCCCTTGCCGAGCGGGGCGTCAGCAGCGTTCGCGTCGACAAGCGCGGCATGTTCGGAAGCAAGAACGCACTTGCCAATGCGAATCAGGTGACGATCGCCGACTATGCGGCGGATGTGCGCAGCTGGATCGGCGCGATCAGGACCAGGAGCAGCAGTTCCTGCCTATGGATCGCCGGTCATAGTGAAGGTGGGCTGGTCGCACTGAAGGCTGCGCAGGACAGTGCCGGCATTTGCGGCGTGATCGCGCTGGCGGCCCCCGGACGGCCGGTCGGTATCGCGCTACGCGAACAGCTCAAGGCCAATCCGAATAATGCTCCGCTGCTCGACCAGGCGCTCGCCGCGGTCGATTCAATCGAAGCGGGCAAGCAGGTCGATCCGGCAAGTCTCCATCCTGCGCTTCTCCCGCTGTTCAATGAGCAGGTGCAACCCTATTTGCGCGACCTGCTTTCGCACGATCCGGCCAGGCTCGCCGCGTCGCTGGATGTGCCGCTGCTCGTGATCCACGCCGAAGCCGATCTGCAGATCGCGCGCGCCGATGCGGATGCGCTGGCGGCGGCGAAACCCGATGCGAAGTTGAGCCTGATTGCCGGGGCCAATCATGTTCTGAAGATACCCGCAGGCACCGATCGCGCCGCGAACATGGCCAGCTATGGGGACGCGTCGCTGCCGCTGGCGCCCGGGATTGCCGACGCGATCGCAGCGTTCGTGCGGCGCTAG
- the ispG gene encoding flavodoxin-dependent (E)-4-hydroxy-3-methylbut-2-enyl-diphosphate synthase — protein sequence MSSIRPWRTIERRRSRQIMVGDVAVGGDAPVTVQTMTNTPTCDARATIDQIRRCEEAGADIIRVSCPDVESTAALREIVRAANVPIVADIHFHYRRALEAADAGAACLRINPGNIGSAERVREVVNAAKANGCAIRIGVNAGSLEKNLLEKYGEPCPEALVESALDHIRLLEDHDFREYKVAVKASDVFLAVAAYQQLADAVDCPLHLGITEAGGLVGGTVKSSVGIGSLLWAGIGDTIRVSLSAEPEEEVRVGYEILKALGIRNRGVRVVSCPSCARQGFDVIRTVQTLEERLQHIKTPMSLSVLGCVVNGPGEARETDIGITGGGGGKHMVYLSGVTDHHVRDADMVDHIVELVEQKAAEIEAQALVEQGLDAAE from the coding sequence ATGTCCTCAATTCGTCCGTGGCGCACCATCGAGCGCCGCCGCTCTCGGCAGATCATGGTCGGCGACGTTGCCGTGGGCGGCGATGCGCCGGTCACAGTCCAGACGATGACCAACACGCCGACTTGCGATGCTCGTGCGACCATCGACCAGATTCGCCGCTGCGAGGAAGCCGGGGCGGACATCATCCGGGTGTCCTGCCCGGACGTCGAATCGACCGCGGCACTGCGTGAGATCGTCCGTGCCGCCAACGTCCCGATCGTCGCGGATATCCACTTCCACTACCGGCGCGCGCTGGAGGCGGCAGACGCGGGCGCGGCCTGCCTGCGCATCAACCCTGGCAATATCGGGTCGGCCGAACGGGTTCGCGAAGTGGTCAATGCGGCCAAGGCCAATGGCTGCGCGATCCGGATCGGCGTCAACGCCGGCAGTCTCGAGAAGAATCTGCTCGAGAAGTATGGCGAGCCCTGCCCGGAAGCATTGGTCGAAAGCGCGCTCGACCATATCCGGCTGCTCGAGGACCATGATTTTCGCGAATATAAAGTCGCGGTAAAAGCTTCCGACGTCTTCCTCGCCGTCGCCGCCTATCAGCAACTGGCCGATGCGGTCGACTGCCCGCTCCACCTCGGGATCACCGAAGCCGGCGGACTGGTCGGCGGAACGGTCAAATCGTCGGTCGGTATCGGGTCCCTGCTGTGGGCCGGGATCGGCGACACGATCCGCGTCTCTCTGTCCGCCGAGCCGGAGGAAGAAGTGCGCGTCGGCTATGAGATCCTCAAGGCGCTCGGTATCCGCAACCGCGGGGTCCGGGTCGTATCCTGCCCCAGTTGCGCGCGGCAGGGTTTCGACGTGATCCGCACGGTGCAGACCCTTGAGGAGCGGTTGCAGCACATCAAGACGCCGATGTCGCTGTCGGTGCTCGGCTGCGTGGTCAACGGCCCGGGCGAGGCGCGCGAAACCGACATCGGTATTACCGGCGGCGGCGGCGGCAAGCATATGGTCTACCTTTCCGGCGTCACCGACCACCATGTGCGTGATGCCGACATGGTCGACCATATCGTCGAACTGGTCGAGCAAAAGGCTGCCGAGATCGAGGCGCAGGCGTTGGTCGAACAGGGTCTCGACGCCGCCGAATAA
- the ppa gene encoding inorganic diphosphatase, translated as MNIDLIPAGSNPPHSVNVLIEVPIGGEPVKYEFDKVSGAIFVDRILHTPMRYPANYGFIPQTLCDDGDPLDCLVMTRWPLIPGSVIRARPVAVLFLEDEAGGDEKLLAVPETTTSPYYADVMEGTDLPAIVLQQIEHFFTHYKDLEAEKWVRIGTWGDAAAAQKVVTDSIAKADAAKI; from the coding sequence ATGAACATCGACCTGATTCCCGCGGGTTCCAATCCCCCGCATAGCGTCAACGTGCTTATCGAAGTCCCCATCGGCGGCGAGCCGGTGAAATATGAGTTCGACAAGGTCAGCGGCGCAATCTTCGTGGACCGCATCCTGCATACGCCGATGCGCTATCCGGCCAATTATGGATTCATTCCGCAAACGCTGTGCGATGACGGGGATCCGCTCGACTGCCTGGTGATGACCCGCTGGCCGCTGATCCCCGGCTCGGTGATTCGCGCCCGTCCGGTCGCGGTGCTGTTCCTCGAGGACGAGGCGGGCGGCGATGAAAAATTGCTTGCCGTGCCCGAAACCACGACCTCGCCCTACTATGCCGACGTGATGGAGGGCACCGACCTGCCGGCGATCGTGCTTCAGCAGATCGAGCATTTCTTCACCCACTATAAGGACCTTGAGGCCGAAAAGTGGGTCCGAATCGGGACATGGGGCGATGCCGCGGCTGCCCAGAAAGTCGTCACCGATTCGATTGCCAAGGCCGACGCCGCGAAAATCTAG